One genomic region from Bacillus aquiflavi encodes:
- the yunB gene encoding sporulation protein YunB gives MVKLRNRKIRRRGPLPFRYVFLLTFVFFTFSTAFGLWIVNKSIKPTLISYAEAQTRNIATLLISKAINKKIANVIDINDIIEVAPNENEHVSTSTIKFNTEIINRVMAEITNLAQTNLKEAERGDLSSLEFLTDVEIDVEESSSSNGIIFMVPLGQATKNALLGNLGPNIQVKFNAIGDVRSDVKTKVEEKGINNTWVEVLIHIEVNVQIIVPFATKVTTVQQDIPVAMGLIQGEVPQFYNGGDKTSPSILFPGQ, from the coding sequence TTGGTAAAACTTCGCAACAGAAAGATCCGACGGCGAGGCCCGCTACCTTTTCGCTATGTTTTTTTATTGACATTTGTTTTTTTTACATTTTCTACTGCATTTGGTTTATGGATTGTGAATAAAAGCATTAAGCCCACATTAATCAGCTATGCTGAGGCACAAACAAGAAATATTGCAACCCTTCTCATCAGTAAGGCAATTAATAAAAAAATTGCTAATGTAATAGATATTAACGATATTATTGAAGTTGCACCAAATGAAAACGAACACGTTTCGACTTCTACAATAAAATTTAATACAGAAATTATTAACCGTGTTATGGCGGAGATAACAAATTTGGCGCAAACAAATTTAAAGGAAGCGGAACGTGGAGATTTATCTTCATTGGAGTTTTTAACCGATGTTGAAATTGATGTTGAGGAGTCTAGTAGTTCAAATGGAATCATATTTATGGTTCCCCTTGGACAGGCAACAAAAAACGCATTGCTCGGGAATCTAGGTCCGAATATACAAGTGAAATTTAACGCAATTGGTGATGTTCGTTCTGATGTAAAGACGAAAGTTGAAGAGAAAGGGATTAATAATACGTGGGTTGAAGTTTTAATTCATATTGAAGTGAATGTACAAATTATTGTTCCGTTTGCAACTAAAGTGACGACCGTACAGCAAGATATCCCAGTTGCGATGGGGTTAATTCAAGGTGAAGTACCACAATTTTATAATGGCGGGGATAAAACTTCTCCATCCATCCTCTTCCCAGGGCAATAA
- a CDS encoding sodium-dependent transporter, which translates to MENRPQWGTRAGFILAAIGSAVGLGNIWRFPAVAYENGGGAFFFPYLFALLTAGIPLLVMEFTLGHKYRGSAPLTMARMNKKVEWLGWWQVAISFVIATYYAVIIAWAISYARFSINLSWGKDTEGFLFNNYLKISDNPGNIGGLVPEVFIPLVIVWVIVLGVLIKGVKKGIEVANKIFIPALVILFLIIVIRAITLEGATQGLEAFFKPNWDQITNPEVWVAAYGQIFFSLSVAFAIMITYSSYLPKKTDITNNAFITGFANSGFELLAGIGVFAALGFMAVQQGVSVDEVVDGGVGLAFVIFPQIINTFPAFNELFGLLFFVCLVLAGLSSLISIVETFIAGVQDKFNISRTKSVLFGGGLAALVSVIYATKSGLYFLDAADYFINNFGVALAGLVEVVIVAWVLRELKNLQSHANGMSDIMLGAWWRFSLTIITPIVLGYMMVQNIITNIKEKYEGYSTSFLLYSGWGVAVFAIIIGIIFSSFKWKQSVLPLSKKKEVI; encoded by the coding sequence ATGGAAAATCGTCCACAATGGGGGACGCGAGCCGGTTTTATTTTAGCGGCAATTGGATCAGCCGTCGGCTTGGGAAATATTTGGCGTTTCCCAGCAGTAGCTTATGAAAATGGGGGAGGAGCATTCTTTTTCCCATACTTATTTGCATTATTAACTGCAGGTATTCCGTTGTTGGTTATGGAGTTCACATTAGGTCATAAGTATCGAGGTTCGGCACCGTTAACGATGGCTCGCATGAATAAAAAGGTTGAGTGGCTCGGTTGGTGGCAAGTGGCTATTTCCTTTGTCATTGCTACGTATTATGCAGTTATAATTGCCTGGGCTATTTCATATGCTCGTTTCTCTATCAATCTGTCATGGGGGAAAGATACAGAAGGGTTTTTATTTAATAATTATTTGAAAATTTCGGATAATCCGGGAAATATCGGAGGGCTTGTACCGGAAGTATTTATCCCGTTAGTAATTGTATGGGTTATTGTTTTAGGAGTTTTAATTAAAGGTGTTAAAAAAGGAATTGAAGTTGCGAATAAAATTTTTATTCCTGCACTTGTTATTTTATTTTTAATTATTGTTATTCGCGCAATAACACTTGAGGGGGCAACTCAAGGACTAGAGGCGTTTTTCAAACCCAACTGGGACCAAATAACTAATCCAGAAGTTTGGGTGGCAGCTTACGGACAAATCTTCTTTAGTTTATCAGTAGCTTTTGCAATAATGATTACTTATTCAAGTTATTTGCCAAAGAAGACAGATATTACAAACAATGCGTTTATTACAGGTTTTGCAAATTCAGGTTTTGAACTATTAGCCGGTATTGGTGTATTTGCGGCTCTCGGTTTTATGGCTGTACAACAAGGTGTTTCCGTCGATGAAGTTGTTGATGGGGGAGTAGGGTTAGCGTTCGTTATTTTCCCGCAGATTATTAATACGTTTCCTGCTTTTAATGAATTATTTGGCTTACTATTCTTCGTCTGTTTAGTCTTAGCCGGCTTATCATCGCTTATTTCGATTGTTGAAACATTTATCGCTGGCGTGCAAGATAAATTTAATATTTCTCGTACAAAGTCGGTATTATTTGGCGGTGGGTTAGCAGCACTCGTTTCCGTCATTTATGCGACTAAAAGCGGTTTATATTTCCTAGATGCAGCAGATTATTTTATTAATAACTTTGGTGTTGCATTAGCAGGTTTAGTTGAAGTTGTTATTGTTGCTTGGGTGTTAAGAGAGCTAAAGAACTTGCAAAGTCATGCAAACGGCATGTCAGATATTATGCTTGGAGCATGGTGGAGATTTTCATTAACTATTATTACACCTATCGTTCTAGGATATATGATGGTGCAAAATATTATTACGAATATTAAAGAAAAATATGAAGGTTATTCAACAAGCTTCCTTCTTTATTCAGGCTGGGGAGTAGCTGTCTTTGCAATTATTATTGGAATTATTTTTTCAAGCTTTAAATGGAAGCAAAGTGTGCTTCCTCTTTCTAAAAAGAAGGAGGTAATATAA
- a CDS encoding DUF2812 domain-containing protein, giving the protein MTKKFRIFMSPIEGQEKWLNDRAAEGLKLFKVGRFFYEFKKCKPGQYQYAVDYIGNFSNKQRKDYERFLDEMRICYYEKPLNLGQFSLGRVKYRPYANRGGKLATSGRMIDRELLILERENSGKPFTIFTNVKDKIASLKERKKPHYYLLIFILFMELYINFVGDSLIDISYLSNRNSHFPNDLILSILFGGVGLIPIVRLFQLSLSIKTLKEKEEIHE; this is encoded by the coding sequence ATGACCAAAAAGTTTAGAATTTTTATGAGTCCTATTGAAGGACAAGAAAAATGGTTAAATGATAGAGCGGCAGAAGGCTTAAAGCTCTTCAAAGTTGGCAGATTTTTTTATGAGTTTAAAAAATGTAAGCCTGGACAATACCAATATGCTGTCGATTATATTGGAAACTTTTCAAATAAACAGAGAAAAGACTATGAAAGGTTCCTTGATGAAATGAGGATTTGTTACTATGAAAAACCATTGAATCTTGGACAATTTTCTTTAGGTCGAGTGAAGTATCGCCCATATGCAAATCGAGGGGGTAAGTTAGCTACCTCTGGAAGAATGATTGATAGAGAACTTTTAATTTTAGAAAGAGAAAATAGTGGAAAGCCTTTTACAATCTTCACCAATGTGAAAGATAAAATTGCATCATTAAAAGAAAGGAAGAAACCTCATTATTATTTGTTAATTTTTATCCTATTTATGGAATTGTACATTAATTTTGTCGGTGATTCACTGATTGATATTTCTTACTTGAGCAATCGAAATAGTCATTTCCCAAATGATCTTATTCTATCAATTTTATTTGGGGGTGTCGGACTCATTCCCATAGTAAGATTATTTCAGTTGTCTCTATCGATAAAGACACTAAAGGAAAAAGAAGAAATTCATGAGTGA
- a CDS encoding MetS family NSS transporter small subunit, which translates to MSASAITMMVSGMIILWGGFLASVANAVSKSRQAK; encoded by the coding sequence ATGTCTGCTAGTGCGATAACAATGATGGTCAGTGGAATGATTATTCTATGGGGTGGATTTCTTGCTAGTGTAGCTAATGCTGTTAGTAAATCTCGACAAGCAAAATAA
- a CDS encoding YutD family protein, whose amino-acid sequence MICINNVCYELIEEHRDGFNEEAFQTRFTDILVRYDYIVGDWGYGQLRLRGFFDDHNQKATFDTKISTLSEYLYEYCNFGCAYFVLKKVTA is encoded by the coding sequence ATGATCTGCATAAATAATGTATGTTATGAACTTATTGAAGAACATAGAGACGGCTTTAATGAGGAGGCTTTTCAAACTAGGTTCACTGACATTTTAGTCAGATATGATTATATTGTTGGAGACTGGGGGTATGGACAGCTTCGGTTAAGAGGCTTTTTTGACGATCATAATCAAAAAGCGACCTTCGATACGAAAATTAGTACATTAAGTGAATATTTATATGAGTATTGTAATTTTGGCTGTGCATATTTTGTCTTGAAAAAAGTGACAGCGTAA
- a CDS encoding YunC family protein, translating to MVDLSPIEIEGYTFIAISVKLPKTNLLVVTSNKGYIMCGALDVRLLNEKLIDRKIIAGRAVGVKTIEALLEAPLESVTKEAEQLGIRKGTVGKEALLKMV from the coding sequence ATGGTTGATTTATCTCCAATAGAAATAGAAGGGTATACTTTTATCGCTATTTCAGTTAAATTGCCAAAAACAAATTTACTCGTCGTGACGAGTAATAAAGGTTATATTATGTGCGGAGCGCTGGATGTTCGTTTATTAAATGAAAAGTTAATCGATCGAAAAATAATTGCTGGAAGAGCTGTTGGTGTAAAGACAATTGAAGCGCTTTTAGAAGCGCCTCTTGAATCAGTAACAAAAGAGGCAGAACAGCTTGGAATTAGAAAAGGAACGGTAGGAAAGGAAGCATTGTTAAAAATGGTTTAA
- a CDS encoding PadR family transcriptional regulator codes for MKNGIQDSPLTETALLILLAMYKPNHGYGVMQFIEKKTNGRVIFGPGTLYGAINNLAKKKWITQCAGAEGERKKVYVITDLGKVQVQLELERMKEVYKIGLDITSIGGMDNDQKV; via the coding sequence TTGAAGAATGGTATACAAGATTCTCCATTAACAGAAACAGCCTTACTTATTTTGTTAGCTATGTACAAACCAAATCACGGTTACGGTGTCATGCAATTTATAGAGAAGAAGACAAATGGCAGAGTTATTTTTGGTCCTGGAACATTATATGGAGCGATTAATAATCTTGCAAAGAAAAAGTGGATTACTCAATGTGCTGGCGCGGAAGGGGAACGAAAAAAGGTGTATGTTATCACTGATTTAGGAAAGGTACAAGTTCAACTAGAGCTGGAAAGAATGAAAGAAGTTTACAAGATAGGATTAGACATAACAAGCATAGGAGGAATGGACAATGACCAAAAAGTTTAG
- a CDS encoding TetR/AcrR family transcriptional regulator, with protein sequence MSQKKPRLHLQNIIQTAAEIADKEGIEAVTMAYLAKRLAIRPPSLYNHIDGITELREKLAVYGLKKLYDKLAVATIGKAKDEAIYAFANAYLSFSRSHPGLYELTLSANLENEEHILAGNKIIDLILKVLNGYHLEKETALHAVRGLRSILHGFSSLEQKGGFKLALDLNHSLHLLIDSFILGINRYATTKIIKRSPLW encoded by the coding sequence ATGTCTCAAAAAAAACCCCGACTTCATTTACAAAATATTATTCAAACAGCTGCTGAAATAGCTGACAAAGAAGGAATAGAAGCTGTAACAATGGCTTATCTAGCAAAACGGTTAGCGATTCGCCCTCCATCCCTATACAATCATATTGATGGCATAACGGAACTCCGGGAAAAATTAGCGGTTTATGGATTAAAAAAACTTTACGATAAACTTGCAGTGGCTACCATTGGAAAAGCAAAAGATGAAGCAATTTATGCCTTTGCAAATGCTTATTTATCTTTTTCTCGTTCACATCCTGGATTATATGAATTAACCTTGAGTGCTAATTTGGAAAATGAAGAACATATATTAGCAGGCAATAAGATAATCGATTTAATTTTAAAAGTATTAAATGGATATCATTTAGAAAAAGAAACAGCTCTTCATGCTGTTCGAGGATTACGTAGTATTTTACATGGATTTTCATCACTTGAACAAAAAGGAGGATTTAAGTTAGCGCTAGACTTAAATCATAGCCTCCATTTATTAATTGATAGTTTTATCCTTGGAATAAATAGATATGCTACAACAAAAATCATAAAGCGATCACCTTTATGGTGA
- a CDS encoding Na+/H+ antiporter NhaC family protein, whose amino-acid sequence MENTVYSLLPPIVAILMVILTRRVLISLGFGIIVAALLLSSFNIGETFAILLDAFKGIFVDGGELNSWNVFIILFLLILGILTAFISISGGSRAFGEWAMKRVKSRIGAQIVAALLGIIIFIDDYFNALAVGQISRPITDIKRVSRAKLAYTIDSTSAPICVVSPISSWGAYIITLIGTIFATHGITEYTAFSAFIQIAPLNFYVWATLGILIIAAIRNVNLGAMKEHEERAIQSGIVYDPNKEIPGELKEDLPVSEKGSVGDLVWPIVALVVGTVSAMLWTGFKATEGKVTIFTIFENTDVSRSLFYGGLFGLFIALLLFYRQTNVLKAVPRNVFFQGIKAGIQSMLPAVYILIFAWAIVDLIGRLETGKYLAGIVENSSMDISFLPLLLFIIAGIMGFSTGTSWGSFGILLPIAGEIAVATDISLLLPAMGAVLAGSVFGDHCSPISDTTILSSTGAGCNHIDHVLTQLPYALTAAGIAAVGYIILGFTGSTLFGIISIFILLALFLFALIFGRSTQEVVEDNLPHIKGQ is encoded by the coding sequence ATGGAGAATACGGTATATTCATTGCTGCCGCCTATAGTGGCGATCTTAATGGTTATTTTGACAAGACGAGTCCTTATTTCTCTTGGATTCGGAATTATTGTCGCTGCATTACTACTGTCCAGCTTTAATATTGGTGAAACTTTTGCGATTTTGCTAGATGCATTTAAAGGCATATTCGTAGATGGTGGAGAGCTTAATAGTTGGAATGTTTTCATTATTTTATTTTTACTTATTTTGGGCATTTTAACTGCATTTATTTCGATTTCTGGTGGAAGCCGAGCTTTTGGAGAATGGGCGATGAAACGAGTAAAATCTCGTATCGGAGCTCAAATTGTCGCTGCATTATTAGGAATTATTATTTTTATTGATGATTATTTTAATGCATTAGCAGTAGGGCAAATTTCTCGGCCAATTACAGATATAAAACGAGTTTCGCGTGCGAAATTAGCGTATACAATTGATTCTACTTCAGCACCAATTTGCGTTGTCTCTCCAATTTCAAGTTGGGGCGCCTATATTATTACATTAATTGGAACGATATTTGCAACACATGGAATTACTGAATATACAGCTTTTTCCGCTTTTATTCAAATTGCCCCGCTTAATTTTTACGTATGGGCGACTTTAGGGATTCTCATCATTGCTGCTATTAGAAATGTGAATCTTGGTGCAATGAAAGAGCATGAAGAGCGAGCAATTCAGAGTGGAATTGTCTATGATCCTAACAAAGAGATTCCAGGCGAATTAAAAGAAGATTTACCGGTAAGTGAAAAAGGATCAGTCGGAGATTTAGTTTGGCCTATTGTTGCATTAGTTGTTGGAACAGTTAGTGCAATGCTTTGGACTGGCTTTAAAGCAACTGAAGGGAAAGTTACCATTTTTACTATTTTTGAAAATACTGATGTATCAAGATCGTTATTTTATGGTGGATTATTCGGACTTTTCATTGCCTTACTTTTATTTTATCGGCAAACAAACGTATTAAAAGCTGTTCCAAGGAATGTGTTTTTTCAAGGCATCAAAGCAGGTATACAATCAATGCTTCCAGCAGTTTATATATTAATCTTTGCCTGGGCAATTGTTGATTTAATTGGCAGACTTGAAACAGGGAAATATTTAGCAGGAATTGTAGAAAATTCAAGTATGGATATTTCATTCCTTCCCTTACTTTTATTCATTATTGCTGGAATTATGGGATTTTCAACGGGAACTTCATGGGGATCATTTGGAATATTACTTCCGATTGCTGGAGAAATTGCCGTGGCAACAGATATAAGCTTATTGCTTCCAGCGATGGGGGCAGTACTTGCGGGTTCAGTATTTGGAGACCACTGTTCGCCAATTTCCGATACAACTATTCTTTCTTCAACAGGTGCTGGTTGTAATCATATTGATCATGTGTTAACTCAGCTTCCATATGCATTAACAGCCGCTGGAATTGCTGCTGTCGGTTATATTATTTTAGGCTTCACTGGAAGCACGTTATTCGGAATTATTTCTATCTTCATCTTACTAGCTTTATTTTTATTTGCTTTAATATTCGGCCGATCTACTCAAGAAGTAGTAGAGGATAATTTGCCCCACATTAAGGGGCAGTAA
- a CDS encoding bifunctional metallophosphatase/5'-nucleotidase, producing MDRWHPYSDGTKGKGNVELLNRANYDGATIGNNEGITLSHDDLNEMYKAASFPVIVANLYHEDGSRPYWAKPYHIYTTKKGTQIAVVGLTAFFSLFYELLHWKLTDPLEELNRQIKYLNDRVDVIILLSHLGIDHDEKISEMFPEIDVILGAHTHHIFHKGKMVHQTLLGAAGKFGHYIGHMTLTIDDQFKKVTEKKAQLYDTNKLPPIEGENELIQQLVDRGKSHLSNEIIELQSDWTKTKIANVLCDALREWCEADCAILNEGLILDKLYQGKVTKYELLKICPHPINPCIVTLTGSQLQKVILQSLDEKWINFQMMGFGFRGKLIGQFVHNQILFSNEDIYLQDVLLQPNEMYRLAIPDMFTFGNFFEDVFTTKSKKYFLPEFIRDLLEWKLKNLASI from the coding sequence ATGGATAGATGGCACCCCTATTCAGATGGTACAAAGGGAAAAGGGAATGTTGAACTGCTTAATCGAGCAAATTATGATGGAGCAACAATAGGAAATAATGAAGGGATTACGCTGTCACATGATGATCTTAACGAGATGTATAAAGCAGCTTCCTTCCCTGTTATCGTTGCAAATCTTTACCATGAAGATGGGAGTAGACCTTACTGGGCAAAGCCTTATCATATTTACACAACAAAAAAAGGTACACAGATTGCTGTCGTTGGTTTGACCGCTTTTTTTTCGCTTTTTTATGAGCTTCTCCACTGGAAATTAACTGATCCACTTGAAGAATTAAACAGACAAATTAAGTATTTAAATGATCGTGTAGATGTGATTATTTTACTTTCTCATTTAGGAATCGATCATGATGAAAAAATAAGCGAAATGTTTCCTGAAATTGATGTAATATTAGGAGCTCATACTCATCATATTTTTCATAAAGGGAAAATGGTTCATCAAACATTGCTTGGTGCCGCTGGGAAATTTGGTCACTACATCGGACATATGACGTTAACAATTGATGATCAATTTAAAAAAGTGACCGAAAAAAAAGCACAGCTTTATGACACGAATAAATTACCCCCAATTGAAGGAGAAAATGAGTTAATTCAACAGCTAGTTGACAGAGGAAAAAGTCATTTATCAAATGAAATTATCGAATTACAGAGCGACTGGACAAAAACTAAGATTGCGAATGTTCTATGTGACGCTTTGCGTGAATGGTGTGAAGCTGATTGTGCTATTTTAAATGAAGGACTTATCCTAGATAAACTTTACCAGGGGAAAGTAACAAAATATGAATTACTGAAGATTTGCCCACATCCGATCAATCCATGCATAGTAACGCTTACAGGATCACAATTACAAAAAGTTATTTTGCAGTCATTAGATGAAAAGTGGATTAACTTCCAAATGATGGGTTTTGGTTTTAGAGGCAAATTAATTGGACAATTTGTCCATAATCAAATTTTATTTTCAAATGAAGACATTTATCTTCAAGATGTTCTACTACAGCCGAACGAGATGTATCGCTTAGCAATTCCTGATATGTTTACATTTGGAAATTTTTTCGAGGATGTTTTTACGACTAAAAGTAAAAAATACTTTCTTCCAGAATTTATTCGGGATCTTCTTGAATGGAAACTAAAAAATTTAGCAAGTATATAA
- a CDS encoding acyl-CoA dehydrogenase family protein, giving the protein MFTQLEIATIKNKAHQIEKAGTLPADILQLIYEKKLFKLFLPAELGGKQLELLEALKVFQKSAAIDGNFGWLVTIGSGGNIFSPYIEENVCEILFRPKTAVIAGSGYPTGRAIKTDNGYNVSGQWKYCSGANYATVFTANCFVEVDGVLTDKIISCILMPEHVQVVQDWDAYGLKATGSHTIKVNNVSISKNFTFSLFEQKSDYAGIVNSFPFLSFSEASFTAICLGIGEDFYREAREVIERKKVESLKNDSDRYELMVNIIEEKFTAFKQAEKQFYSMVSKTWGKHQQGEVLSERNLQQFTAVCKNSVSNIIDSVNALIRYFGMEAVKESAPLNRIWRNLYTAGQHIFLTP; this is encoded by the coding sequence ATGTTTACACAATTAGAAATTGCGACAATAAAGAATAAGGCACATCAAATTGAGAAAGCAGGTACATTGCCAGCAGATATTTTACAGCTCATTTATGAGAAAAAATTATTTAAATTATTTTTACCAGCTGAACTCGGGGGAAAACAGCTTGAATTGTTAGAGGCACTGAAAGTATTCCAAAAATCTGCTGCTATTGATGGGAACTTTGGATGGTTGGTGACGATAGGTTCGGGTGGGAATATATTTAGTCCATATATAGAGGAAAATGTTTGCGAAATATTGTTTCGTCCAAAAACGGCAGTTATTGCCGGAAGTGGATATCCAACAGGGAGAGCAATAAAGACGGATAATGGATATAACGTCTCAGGTCAGTGGAAATATTGCAGTGGGGCAAATTATGCTACTGTATTTACAGCGAATTGTTTTGTCGAAGTGGATGGTGTTTTAACGGATAAAATAATTAGTTGTATTTTAATGCCTGAGCATGTTCAAGTTGTACAGGATTGGGATGCTTATGGTTTAAAGGCAACTGGAAGTCATACGATCAAAGTTAATAATGTGTCGATTTCTAAGAATTTCACCTTTAGCTTATTTGAACAAAAAAGTGACTATGCTGGAATCGTTAATTCGTTTCCGTTCCTCTCATTTTCTGAAGCCTCATTTACAGCTATTTGTCTCGGAATTGGGGAAGATTTTTATCGAGAGGCTAGAGAAGTTATCGAACGTAAAAAAGTTGAGTCGTTAAAAAATGATTCCGATCGCTATGAACTGATGGTAAATATAATTGAAGAAAAGTTTACTGCATTCAAGCAAGCGGAAAAACAATTTTATTCCATGGTAAGCAAGACTTGGGGGAAACATCAGCAAGGTGAAGTTTTGAGCGAACGAAATCTCCAACAATTTACTGCAGTATGTAAAAATAGTGTAAGTAATATCATTGACAGTGTAAATGCTTTAATTCGTTATTTTGGGATGGAAGCTGTGAAGGAGTCTGCTCCATTAAATCGAATATGGCGGAATTTATATACCGCTGGACAGCATATCTTTTTAACGCCGTAG
- a CDS encoding MBL fold metallo-hydrolase, with amino-acid sequence MKIIKEGVVYQLVFLPHFFPVNCYLIEEDKELTLIDTGLPNSYKGIIQAIKMIKKPLTNIILTHAHADHVGSLDVLKKKFPHVSILISIRDSRLLMGDISLDQNEPQTPIKGGIPKNIQTKPTHLLTEGDSIGSLEVINTPGHTPGSISLLETRTHSIIVGDALQTRGGIAVSGQIKPFFPFPAFATWNKQLAIHSAKKISQLSPKLLAVGHGMMIKNPKNTMQKAIAQAEKIC; translated from the coding sequence ATGAAGATCATAAAAGAGGGTGTTGTTTATCAGCTCGTTTTTCTTCCGCATTTTTTTCCTGTAAATTGTTATTTAATTGAAGAAGATAAAGAATTAACATTAATTGATACTGGTTTGCCTAATAGTTATAAAGGAATTATCCAAGCCATCAAGATGATCAAAAAACCACTTACAAATATTATACTTACCCATGCACATGCTGATCACGTCGGTTCTTTAGATGTACTCAAAAAAAAATTCCCCCATGTCTCTATTTTGATATCTATCCGGGATAGCCGTTTATTAATGGGGGATATTAGTTTAGATCAAAATGAACCACAAACTCCGATAAAGGGAGGGATACCGAAAAATATTCAAACAAAGCCGACCCATTTACTAACAGAAGGAGATTCAATTGGTTCCTTAGAAGTAATCAATACACCGGGACATACACCAGGTTCCATCTCACTTCTAGAGACACGAACTCATAGTATTATTGTTGGTGATGCCCTTCAAACTCGTGGCGGAATTGCGGTAAGCGGACAAATAAAGCCCTTTTTCCCATTTCCGGCATTTGCCACTTGGAATAAACAACTTGCGATTCATAGCGCAAAGAAAATTTCACAATTATCGCCAAAATTATTAGCTGTAGGGCATGGCATGATGATCAAAAATCCTAAAAATACGATGCAAAAAGCTATTGCCCAAGCAGAAAAAATATGTTAA